Within Pseudomonas brassicacearum, the genomic segment AGTCGACGCTCGGCACCGCCGCGCCCAAGGGAAACACCCCTTCGCGGCGCGACTCGACCAAAACTTGCTGGATGATGCTGCTGCGCGTCACCAGCCCTGGACGCTCTACCCGGGCAATGTCTGGCGTCGGCGCCGTCAGGGCGGGCGTCTGGTGCACGTAGTAGCCCGACTGCGGCCGTGCGCGAATCAGCCCCTGATCTTCAAGGTTGGCGTAGGCCTGCAACACCGTGGCATGGCTGACATTGAGCTGCGAGCTCATCTTGCGCACCGAAGGCACGCGTTCACCGGGCTGATACACACCGCGCCGGATGTCTTCAGCCAGCTGTTGAGCAATACGTTGATAGAGCAGAAGGTTGGTCATGACGCAGCACTCGATTTCACGGGCATTTTATTCTTGTCGGAAACGATACCGGAACAGTTTAGAAGTGTACTGGGACAGTTGCCAGATTACTCGACAGTACAGTGGAGTGACAGCTCTAACTGTACTCGTCATGCATCGATTGCAGGGCCAAAAAAACCCGGCGCCTTTTACAGGGGCCGGGTTTTCCAGTGACGCAGCCCTCAGCGGGCGGCGCCGAGCTGGCCTTTTTCGTCGGAGAACACAATTTCAACGCGACGGTTCTGTGCCCGGCCACGCTCGGAGGCGTTGACGTCTACCGGGTATTGATCACCGTAGCCTTCGACCTGGATACGTTTTTCGTCTATCCCCAGGTCCACCAGCACATCCGCCACCGCTTGCGCGCGGTCGCGAGACAGCTTGAGGTTTTCCTGCTTGCCGCCGGTGCTATCGGTGTACCCCTCGATACGGACCACGCGCTTGGGGTTGAGCTGCAGGAACTGCACGATCTTGAGCACGACCCGGTTGGCCGAACTCTTCAGTTCCGCTTCGCCGGTGTCGAACAGCACGTCACCCAAGGTCATCACCAAACCGCGATCGGTTTGTGTGGTCGCCATCGCCATGATCTGTTCTTCAAGCCATTTGCCCTGCTGCTGCACGCTCAGCAATTTGGATTCACGCAGGGCCAGTTGCAGTCGCTGGCGTTCCAGTTCGAGTTTCGCCGCGCGTTCTTCGTTGAGCACCTGGTTGCTGTGCTCCCGGGCGATCGCACTGTAGCGCTGGCTCAGGTAGGCGTAATGCTGCACATCTTCGCCGCTGCCCCAATAGCTGGACAAACGATCGGCACGGGCCAGGGATTCGCCAGCGCGGATCACGTCCCGGGGCGCGGCACGCAAGACGTTGGCGTCTTCCTTGACCTTCTGGAAGTCGGTGCTGGCCTGCTCCAGCGCCGCTTCACTGCGCTGGCCGGCGCAGCCATACAAGCTGGCCAGGCCGGCGAGGACCAGGCCGCCCAATACGTGGGAGTGCTTCATTGGGCATCCTCCCGCAACTGTTTGCGCAAGCGCTTGATGCGGGTGTCGAGCACGTTCAGTTGCTCCTGGCTCTTGAGGGTCAGCACCTTCGCTTCGGCCAGGCGGGCGTCCAGTTCGGCCTGTTCGGCCCGCATGCGCGCCTTCTTGTAGGATTCGTCGGCCATGTTGGATTTGGCGCGGGCGAATTTTTCTTCAGCCAGTTTCAATTCGGGCACTTCGTCGGCAGTGGCGCCAACGGCCCGGGCTTGCTCCAGTGCCTGTTCGGTCAGGCGGATCTGTTCATTCGGCGCTGGATCGGCTGCGCAACCCGCCAGAGCCAGAACGGCCAGGGCAGCGAAAAGAGGTCGAATAGTCACTAATGTTCCCTACTGTTTTGGGGCGCTGACAGATGGCTGCAACTGTGTATTCCAACGCTCGAGATTGCGTTGCAACACAGCCTCCACCAGGCCGGACGCGGCCAATTCTGTCATCTTTTGCGCCAGCTGTCCGCGTAACCATGGGTCATTGCAGGCGGAGTTATGGGAAATCGCGAGAAACAGCCCGGGTTTGTCCACCGGTTGCGGTGCGGCTTGCAGGTCGTTGGCCATCCCCAGTGTCTGCGCCATTGCCAGGCCCGAGTAGCGCCCCGCCAGGACATATTCCACCTCGCCCAGCAGCAGTTTCTGAAAGGCCTGGGTCAGGTTGGGCGTGCGCACCAGGGACAATTGCTGCTCGGCAAAGACGCCGAATCCCTGGGTCATTCGGGCCTTTTCCGACAAGGCCCCGGGATGACCGTGAAGGTCTGTGGGCTGGTTGATGACCAGCGTCGAGTCCTTGCGGGTCCAGACCAGGTGATCGTTTTCGAGCAAGGGCGGATGAACGTAATCCATCACTTCAAGCCCGCTGGTCGTCAACGGAGCGTCGGTGAGCAGGTCCATGCGACCACTGCGCACTTCGTCCAACGCCTGAGCGCGCTTGCCGGCATACAGCAGTTCGATCTTGATCCCCAGTTCTTGCGCGACGTGCGCCAGCAGGTCGGCACCGGCGCCAATCAAGTGCTTGGGGTCCTGAGGGTCCTGCCAGAGATAGGGCGGCGCATCCGGGCTGCCGGTGGCGATCAGTCGTTCACATTTGCCGGCGGCGACAGACAGGCCTGGCACGAGCGCCAACGTCCACAGCAACGACCAGCCAGCCAAACGGCTCAGATCCATGGCAATACGCTCCTCTGATGCGCAAATAAAAAGCCCGGCCAAAGGGCCGGGCTCTTTATAAGTGAAGACGCGGGATTAGACCAGCTTCTCCAGCTCAGGGATGGCTTCGAACAAGTCCGCGACAAGGCCGTAGTCGGCCACCTGGAAGATCGGCGCTTCTTCATCCTTGTTGATCGCAACGATCACCTTGGAGTCTTTCATGCCGGCCAGGTGCTGGATCGCGCCGGAGATACCGACGGCGATGTACAGCTGTGGCGCAACGATCTTGCCGGTCTGGCCGACCTGCATGTCGTTGGGTACGAAACCAGCGTCGACCGCGGCGCGGGAGGCGCCGACGGCGGCACCCAGCTTGTCGGCAAGGGCGTACAGGTGCTTGAAGTTGTCACCGTTCTGCATGCCACGGCCGCCGGAAACGACGATCTTGGCGGCGGTCAGTTCAGGACGATCGGACTTGGCCAGTTCTTCGTTGACGAAGCTGGAGATGCCGGCGTCGTGGGTAGCGCCTACCGCTTCAACAGCAGCCGAACCACCTTCTGCGGCAACCGGGTCGAAACCGGTGGCGCGGACGGTGATGACCTTGACCGCAGCGCTCGATTGCACGGTGGCAATGGCGTTGCCGGCGTAGATCGGACGCTTGAAGGTATCGGCGCTTTCTACCGAGATAATTTCGGAGATCTGGTCGACGTCCAGTGCAGCGGCCACGCGCGGCAGGATGTTCTTGCCGTTGGAGGTGGCTGCAGCCAGGATGTGGCTGTAGCCCTTGCCCAGCTCGGCTACCAGTGGCGCGACGTTTTCCGGCAGTTGGTGAGCGTAGGCGGCGTTGTCAGCCGACAGCACTTTGGCCACGCCAGCGATTTTCGCAGCGGCTTCAGCCACGGCGCCAGCGCCCTGGCCAGCCACCAGCACGTGAATATCGCCACCGATTTTAGCGGCAGCAGCAACGGTGTTCAGCGTAGCCGGAGCCAGCGCCTTGTTATCGTGTTCGGCGATTACCAAGATAGTCATATCAGATTACCTTCGCTTCGTTTTTCAGTTTCTCGACCAGTTCAGCCACCGACTTGACCTTGATGCCCGCGCTGCGTGCAGCCGGCGCTTCGACCTTGAGGGTCTTGTTGGTGGAGGCGGTGGAAACGCCCAAAGCGTCAGGCGTCAGCACTTCAAGCGGCTTCTTCTTGGCTTTCATGATGTTTGGCAGCGACGCATAACGCGGCTCGTTCAAACGCAGGTCGGTGGTGACGATCGCTGGCAGTTTCAGGGAAACGGTCTGCGCGCCGCCGTCGATCTCGCGGGTCACGGCAACGCTGTCGCCGGACACTTCGACCTTGGACGCGAAGGTGCCCTGACCGTAGCCGCTCAATGCCGCGAGCATCTGGCCGGTCTGGTTGTTGTCGCTGTCGATGGCCTGCTTGCCGAGGATCACCAGCGATGGCTGTTCCTTGTCGACTACGGCCTTGAGCAGCTTGGCCACGGCCAGGGAGGTCAGGTCTTCGGCGGATTCGACGAGGATGGCGCGATCGGCACCCAGTGCCAGCGCGGTGCGCAGTTGTTCCTGGGCGGTGGTCGGGCCGATGGAGACGACGACGATCTCAGTCGCCACGCCTTTTTCCTTCAGGCGCACGGCTTCTTCTACGGCGATTTCGCAGAAAGGGTTCATCGACATCTTGACGTTGGCGAGGTCGACGCCGGAGTTGTCCGCCTTGACGCGAACCTTGACGTTATAGTCGACCACTCGTTTGACAGCTACAAGAACCTTCATGGATTCCTCGTTACTCTCCGGTGAAAAAAAGTCGCCTAGGCGAACCTGGCGGTTGATGCTCATGGGCGCAAGGGCACCTCTAAAAACGCCGGCATGAACCACACATGACCCAGCTCACGGGAGTGAAGACCATTCGTCAGTGATGACCGATGAGTCATTCATTATCGCGGCGTGTAAACTGCGCGTCAGAACCACGCAATGCGTCACTTTGTGCTGCCTTCGCCCTGTCTTTAGAGGTGCTCTTGAAACCAACAGTCAGCCTACGGCGAGCGCAAAACCGCCCGTATCTTGACCGGAACGCCTATTCCGGTCAATACGGCAAAATGGTCAGTCATAAGCCGTACGTCAGTGATTTATCTGGGCTGCGGCAATTTCAAACAAACGTTTGTATTGGACCCTGAGAGTGGTGTAGATATAATGCGCCGCTTAAGAGAGACCCGCGTCTCATCCATTGTCGCTTTCGTCGCTTTTCGCGAAGGAAACAACGGATGCAACGCCAAACCTCCAATTAGAAAAAACCGTGAGCCTTGAGTAGGAGAGAGCCCCTGTGGAACGCGAATACATGGAATTCGACGTGGTCATCGTCGGCGCCGGCCCCGCTGGCCTGTCTGCCGCTTGCCGACTGAAACAGAAGGCCGCCGAAGCCGGTAAGGAAATCAGCGTCTGCGTGGTCGAAAAAGGCTCCGAGGTCGGTGCACACATCCTCTCCGGTGCGGTGTTCGAGCCCCGCGCCCTGAACGAATTGTTCCCGGACTGGAAAGAACTCGGCGCCCCGTTGAACACGCCTGTAGTGCGCGATGACATTTATGTCCTGAGAAACGCCGAGGCCGCGAGCAAAATCCCTGACTTCTTCGTGCCCAAGACCATGCACAACGAAGGCAACTATATTATTTCCCTGGGCAACCTGTGCCGCTGGCTGGCCCAGCAGGCCGAGAACCTGGGCGTGGAAATCTACCCGGGTTTCGCCGCCCAGGAAGCGTTGTTCGACGAGAACGGCGTGGTGCGCGGGATCATCACCGGCGACCTGGGTGTCGACCGCGAAGGCAACCCGAAGGAAGGCCTCTATACCCCTGGCATGGAACTGCGTGGCAAATACACGCTGTTCGCCGAAGGCTGCCGTGGCCACATCGGCAAGCAACTGATCAAGCGCTTTAACCTGGACAGCGAGGCCGACGCCCAGCACTACGGCATCGGCCTGAAGGAAATCTGGGAAATCGACCCGGCCAAGCATCAACCCGGCCTGGTGGTGCACACCGCCGGCTGGCCGCTGGACATCATGGGCACCGAGAACACCGGCGGTTCCTTCCTCTATCACCTGGAAAACAACCAGGTGGTGGTCGGCCTGATCGTCGACCTGTCCTACAGCAACACGTTCCTGTCGCCGTTCGACGAGTTCCAGCGCCTCAAGCATCACCCAGTGCTCAAGCAGTACCTGGAAGGTGGCAAGCGTGTCAGCTATGGCGCCCGAGCCATCTGCAAGGGCGGCCTGAATTCGCTGCCGAAAATGGTCTTCAAGGGCGGCGCGCTGATCGGTTGCGACCTCGGCACCCTGAACTTCGCCAAGATCAAGGGCAGCCACACGGCCATGAAGTCCGGCATGCTCGCTGCCGAGGCCGTGGCCGATCGTCTGTTTGCCGAGTCCGAAGGCGGTGATGAACTGACCGCCTACGTCGACAGCTTCAAGAACAGCTGGCTGTATGAAGAGCTGTTCGCCAGCCGCAACTTCGGCCCGGCGATCCACAAATACGGCGCCATCATCGGCGGCGGTTTCAACTGGATCGACCAGAACATCTTTGGCGGCAAAATACCGCTCACCCTGCACGACACCAAGCCCGACTACGCCTGCCTCAAGCTGGCAGCCGATTGCAAGAAAATCGACTACCCGAAACCGGACGGCAAGATCAGCTTCGACAAACTCAGCTCGGTGTTCATCTCCGGTACCAACCACGAAGAAGAACAGCCCTGCCACCTGAAGCTGACCGACCCGAGCATCCCGATCAGCAAGAACCTGCCGCTGTACGACGAACCGGCCCAGCGCTACTGCCCGGCCGGCGTGTACGAAGTGGTGACCAAGGAAGACGGTGAGAAACGCTTCCAGATCAACGCCCAGAACTGCGTGCACTGCAAGACCTGTGACATCAAGGACCCTTCGCAGAACATCACTTGGGTGTCACCGGAAGGCGCTGGCGGACCGACTTACCCGAACATGTAAGCCGTTGCGCTGAACATAAAGGCTCCCGCAATGGGGGCCTTTTTGTTGCCTGCCATCGAAGAAACACCGCTGCCCGATGTGGGAGCGAGCAAGCCCGCTCCCACAAGAAATTTCAGAGACTCAGGCAGCGCGCTCTTCCCCGGGGTTGCGCTCGAAGTAGCGCTTGTACTCCCGACTGAACTGCGACGAGCTCTGATACCCCACCTGGTGGGCGACCTGGGCCACGCCCATGCCCTCGATGAGCAGCAGCCGTTGGGCCTTGAGCAAGCGCAAGCGCTTGAGGTACTGCACGGGCGACAGCAAGGTGCTGCGCTTGAAATGCTCGTGGAAGGTCGAAGCGCTCATGTTCGCGCAACTGGCCAAGGTCTCGACGTTCAGCGGCTCGGTGAAGTGCGCATGCAAATGGCTCAGGGCCGCGGCAATCCGGGCGAACTGGCCTTGCTGCTCCACCAGCGCCCGCAGCACATCGGCCTGGGGCCCGCGCAACGCGACGAACAGCAACTCCCGCAGCCGCGCCTGGCCCATGACCTGGCATTCCAGTGGATCGTGCAGGCAGCGCAGCAAGCGTTCGACACACCCACGCATGGCGTCATCGAGCACGGCGCAGGTCATCGATTCCGGTGTCTGGGGCGCCAGGCTCCGCCCCGGCACCAGCCCCATGGCCAGCACCAGTTCCCCCAACATCGCCCGATCGATCGCAACGGAAACTCCAAGCAGCGGAGCATTGGGCATGGCGTAGGTTTCGCATTCGAACGGCACCGGCAAGGCCTGGATCAGATAGTGCCCGGCACCATATTCCATAGTGCGCGGCCCCAGGTACGCCAACTTGCTGCCCTGGGCGATGATCACCAGACTCGGCTCGTAGAGCTGCGGACCACGGGCGACGTCCTGGCTGGCGCGAAGCGCTTGCACGCCGGGCAGTCGCGTAGGGACGAAACCGTCGCGGGTCGCCAGGGGTTCTATCAGTGAAACCAGCGTGGCGTTGGCATCGAGATGACGGGTCAACAACATGGGCGAAAACTTCACGAAAAAAGGGATGAAACCATCATCGCAGCTCTGACGCCACAGAGGATCAAATCCTGGCCAAGACCGGAGGATTAGGCATGACAGGCGGAGGAATCGCCATCGCCGCCGGCCGCCAGGACTCCCAGAATGAACCCCTCACCGTTCACAGCTTAGCGAGGTCCATCATGTACACAGCCATCGGATATGCCGCTCAATCGGCCACCACTCCCCTCGCCCCCATGAAGTTCGAGCGTCGCAGCCCGCGAGCCGACGATGTGGCGATCGACATTCTCTACTGCGGCGTCTGCCATTCCGACATCCACCAGGCCCGCAATGAATGGGGCATCGCCGTTTACCCGCTGATGCCCGGCCATGAAATCATCGGCAAAGTCACCGCCGTCGGTGCGAATGTCACCCGCTATAAAGCAGGCGACCTGGTCGGTGTGGGCTGCATGGTCGACTCCTGCCGCGAGTGCGAAGCCTGCCGCGCTGACTTGGAACAATACTGTTTCGAAGGCATGACCCAGACCTACGCCAGCCCGGACCGCGTGAGTGGCGGCCACACCATGGGCGGTTACTCCAACAGCATAGTAGTCAGCGAGCACTTTGTGCTGCGCATTCCGGCAGCACTCGACCCGGCCAGCGCCGCGCCACTTCTCTGCGCCGGCATCACCACCTACTCGCCCCTCAAGCACTACGGCGTGAAGGCTGGCGACAAGGTTGGCGTGCTGGGCATGGGCGGCCTGGGCCACATGGGCATCAAGTTCGCCAAGGCCATGGGCGCAGAAGTGACGTTGTTCACCCGCTCGGCGAGCAAGGCTGAAGAAGCCCGTCGCCAGGGCGCGGACCATGTGATCGTGTCCACCGACACCGAACAGATGGCCGCCGCAGCCGGACGATTCCACTTCCTGCTGGACACCATTCCGGTGCAGCACGACCTCAATCCCTACCTCGACACGCTGCGCTTCGACGGCGTACACATCATCGTAGGCCTGGTCGAACCGGTCGAACCGCCTGTACATGCGGCAAAACTGATCATGGGTCGCCGTGTCCTGGCCGGCTCGCTGATCGGCGGTGTCGCGGAAACCCAAGAGGTGCTGGATTTCTGCGCCGAACACCACATCAGCTGCGACATTGAAATGCTCGACATCCGCCAGATCAACGAGGCCTACAGCCGCATGATCGCCGGGGATGTGAAGTACCGCTTCGTCATCGACATGGCCACGCTCAAGGCCTGACGTTCGTCAAACCTTGGCGCCCAGTTCCGCCGACAGCCGGGCTGTGACCCCTTTGACCAGGGGAATCAGCTCGGCCATCTTTTCCAGCGGCATGTACGGCACGGTGCTGGCGATACTGATACCGGCGACGATGCGCTTGCCGGCGTCACGGATCGGCGCCGCTACACAGCGAATCGACGGCTCGTTGTCCTCCAGGTCGAAGGCATAACCCCCCGCCACATATTCAACCATCCGTTGCTGGAACTGCTCCCAGGATTGCTCTTGATGCTGGGGCCAGAACTGATTCTTCCCACCGGCTGGCAGGCTGATTTCATACAGCCGCTTCCATTGTTCCTGAGTGTCATCGAGCATCAGCGCCTTGCCGATCCCGGTGCGCGCCAACGGCATGCGATGGCCTACGCGCGAGCGCATTTCCGGGCCGTTGCGCCCTGGGTTCTTCAACAGATACAAGACTTCGTCACCTTCGCGAATCGCCAGGTGAACGGTGTCCCCGGTGAGCGCCGACAGCTCGTCCAGATACGGCCCCGCCAGGCTCACCAATGGCAACTCTTCCCGGGCCTGAAAGCCCAGCTCGATCAATTTCGGCCCCAGCAGGTAGCCCACTTGCGGCATCACGCGCAGATAACGTTCGTCCACCAGGCAACTGGCCAGGCGATGGGTGGTGCTGCGGGTGGTGCCGATCAGCCGGGCGATTTCCTTCAAGTCGCGGGCGCCGCTGGCGACCGCCTGGACCACACCCAGACCACGCAACAATGTCTGCGTGCCTGTGGGCGCGGCGTCCTTGGTGATTTTTGGATCGTCTTGCTGCATAGCCGGCCTTCAACAGTGAGCGGGGAACGGGCGGCATTATGGTCGCCCGCCCCGTCGGACTACAACTCGATGCGCTCGACCTTCCCGACCAGCAGAATGTAGGACAGCGCGCCAGCCAGTGCCAGAACAGCGATATAGGTGATGGCCGGGGCAAACGAATCGCCGCTGGCGAGAAAGCCTATGACGATCGGCGTGGCGATGGCCGCCAGGTTGCCGATGAGGTTGAACACCCCTCCCGTCAGCCCGAGCAACCGCGCCGGCGCCAAGGTGGAGACCAGCGACCAGGTGATCGACGCCAGGCCATTGCCGAAGAACGCCAGGGCCAGGAAGGCGATCACCAGCGGCGTCGACTCGACAAAGTTGGCGCCGATGATCGAGGTCGAGATCAGCAACCCGCCAATGATCGGCAGCTTGCGCGCAAACCCCACGGTGGCGCCGCGCCGAATCAACCAGTCGGAGAAGAACCCGGAGCACAGCACGCCGACAAACGCCGCGAGGAACGGCAACGACGCCAGCAGGCCGGACTTGATGAAGTCCATGCCGCGATATTTCACCAGGTAGGTCGGGAACCACGTCAGGAAAAACCACAGCGTGGAGTTGAGGCAGAACTGCCCCAGGTAAATGCCCCATAACTTGCGCTGGGTCAGGACAGTCCCCAGGTCGGTCCAGCTGAATTTCGCCTTGGCCTTGGCGGTATCGGCCTGGATATCCACCAACCCGCCGCCTTCGCGGATCAGTTCGATTTCGGCGGCGTTGGCGCCTTTGAAATCCCGTGGCTCGCGATACACCGCGTACCAGATCGCCGCCCAGAGAATGCCCACCGCGCCCGTGGCGACAAACACCATGTGCCAACCGAAGGTGTGTTGCAGCCAGGCCAATACCGGGGTCAGGAAAGCCAGCCCGACAAACTGCCCGGAGGTGTAGAAACCGATGGCCGTGGCCCGCTCGCGCTCAGGAAACCAGGTGGTGACCACGCGGCTGTTGATCGGATAAGCCGGTGCTTCCAGGGCACCGACCGCCATGCGCAGCACGAACAACGCGATGAAACTGGCGGCAAAACCCAGCATCACCGTGGCCACCGACCACAACAGCAGTGCCACGCTGTACAGAATGCGCGGCGGCACCCGGTCCACCAGCCAGCCACCGGGGATCTGCATGGCGGCGTAGGTCCAGCCGAATGCCGAGAAAATCAGCCCGACGTGGATCGGATCGATGCCCAGGTCGCTGGTCAATGCCGGGGCGGCGATCGAGAGGTTGCTGCGGTCCAGGTAATTGATCACCACGGTGATGAACAGCAGGACCATGATGAAAAAACGCTTGCGGCTGGGCGTCACCAACGACGCCTGCGCGCTCAGGGTGTGCGCTTGCATGTGAGGTGCCTCTTTTTATATTTGTCGAATACGGCAAGGATTGAGCAAGACCCTGTGGGAGCAAGGCTTGCCCGCGATGCAGACGATGCGTTTTCCAGTCGGGCCGCGTCATCGTTCATCGCGGGCAAGCCTTGCTCCCACAGGATTGCTTTGCTCCCATGGGGTGATCAGGCGTAAATCACCACTCGGCAAAACTGCCATCGGCATGGCGCCAGATCGGGTTGCGCCAGCGGTGGCCGATGGCCGCGCGTTCGATGACGTACTCTTCGTTGATCTCGATGCCCAGGCCCGGGCCATTCGGGATCTTCACAAAGCCCTTGTCGTAGTCGAACACCTGCGGATCCTTGATGTAATCCAGCAAATCGTTGCTCTCGTTGTAGTGGATCCCCAGGCTCTGCTCCTGGATGAACGCGTTGTAGCAGACCGCATCCAGTTGCAGGCACGCTGCCAGGGCGATGGGGCCCAGCGGGCAGTGCAGCGCCAGCGCCACGTCGTAGGCCTCGGCCATGTTGGCGATCTTGCGGGTTTCGGTGATACCGCCGGCGTGGGACGCATCCGGCTGGATGATGTCCACGTAGCCTTCGCTGAGTACACGCTTGAAGTCCCAGCGCGAGAACAACCGCTCGCCCAGGGCAATCGGGGTGCTGGTCAGCGGCGCCAATTCCTTGAGGGCTTCGTAGTTTTCGCTGAGCACCGGCTCTTCGATGAACATCAGCTTGTAGGGGTCGAGTTCCTTCATCAGGACCTTGGCCATCGGCTTGTGCACCCGGCCGTGGAAGTCCACGCCAATGCCGACGTTTGGCCCCACTGCGTCGCGCACCGCCGCGACGTTGGCCAGGGCCAGGTCGACTTTTTCATAGGTGTCGAGAAACTGCAGCTCTTCGGTGCCGTTCATCTTCACCGCCGTGAAGCCCCGCGCCACGGCTTCTTTCGCCGCGCGAGCGGTGTCTGCCGGCCGGTCGCCGCCGATCCACGAATACACTCGAATCTTGTCGCGCACCTGGCCGCCCAGCAGGTCGCTGACCGACACACCCAGGGCCTTGCCCTTGATGTCCCACAACGCCTGGTCGATACCGGCCAGGGCACTCATGTGAATGGCCCCGCCGCGGTAGAAGCCGCCGCGATAGAGCACGGTCCAGATGTCCTCGATATTGCGTGGGTCTTTGCCGATCAGGTAGTCGGACAATTCCTCGACAGCCGCCGCCACCGTGTGGGCACGGCCCTCGACCACGGGCTCGCCCCAACCGGTCACGCCCTCGTCGGTCTCGACCTTGAGGAAGCACCAGCGCGGCGGAACGATAAACGTGGTCAGTTTGGTGATTTTCATCTTGTTGTCTCTCTTGTCAGATGCAGCGCACGGGGCGCTGGAAAAGTCTTCAGTTCAAGGCATTCCATGCGGCCACGTAGGCCTTGGCGCGCACCGCCACTTCATCCGCTGTCAGGCCCGGCTTGAACAGCCCGGAACCGAGGCCGAAACCCTTGACGCCGGCTTCGACGAACACCGCCATGTTCTCTGGGGTGATCCCGCCCACCGGCACCAACACGGTCCCGGCCGGCAGCACCGCAAGCCAAGCCTTGACCACCGCCGGGCCCATTTGCTCGGCGGGGAACATCTTCAGTACATGGGCGCCTTCGGCCAGCGCGGCAAAGGCTTCGGTGGGCGTGGCGACGCCTGGCGACAGGTACAAGCCCGCCGCTTTCGCCGCACGCAGCACCTTCGGATCACTGTGAGGCATGACGATCACTTGGCCGCCAGCGGCTTTCACCTGCTCGACCTGTTCCGGCGTGAGCACGGTACCGGCACCGATCAGGCAATCGGCGGGCAAGGTACTGCGCAGGATGCGAATGCTTTCGTACGGCTCGGGGGAATTGAGCGGCACTTCGATGACGCGAAATCCGGCGCCGTACAGGACTTCGCCGATGGCCGCCGCCTCTTCGGGACGCAGACCACGCAGGATCGCGATCAGCCCGTTGTGCGCCAGTGCTTGTGTGAGCATGTCAGACCTCCAGTCAGGTTCAGGGGGCGGTGGAATCGAGCAACCCGGCCGCCACGGCCAGTTGCCACAAACCGCGTTCGGTGGCCTGTTCGGCCAGGATCACCCGGGCGAAGCCGCAGGCGTCGAGGGCCCGTTGATAACGGACACAGAGTTGAGAGTTGCCGATCAGCACCACTGTCGGCAGATGGAGGCTGTCACGTCGTCGACGCTGCACCTCGGCCAGCGCCGCCA encodes:
- the dgoD gene encoding galactonate dehydratase, translated to MKITKLTTFIVPPRWCFLKVETDEGVTGWGEPVVEGRAHTVAAAVEELSDYLIGKDPRNIEDIWTVLYRGGFYRGGAIHMSALAGIDQALWDIKGKALGVSVSDLLGGQVRDKIRVYSWIGGDRPADTARAAKEAVARGFTAVKMNGTEELQFLDTYEKVDLALANVAAVRDAVGPNVGIGVDFHGRVHKPMAKVLMKELDPYKLMFIEEPVLSENYEALKELAPLTSTPIALGERLFSRWDFKRVLSEGYVDIIQPDASHAGGITETRKIANMAEAYDVALALHCPLGPIALAACLQLDAVCYNAFIQEQSLGIHYNESNDLLDYIKDPQVFDYDKGFVKIPNGPGLGIEINEEYVIERAAIGHRWRNPIWRHADGSFAEW
- a CDS encoding NAD(P)-dependent alcohol dehydrogenase; translation: MYTAIGYAAQSATTPLAPMKFERRSPRADDVAIDILYCGVCHSDIHQARNEWGIAVYPLMPGHEIIGKVTAVGANVTRYKAGDLVGVGCMVDSCRECEACRADLEQYCFEGMTQTYASPDRVSGGHTMGGYSNSIVVSEHFVLRIPAALDPASAAPLLCAGITTYSPLKHYGVKAGDKVGVLGMGGLGHMGIKFAKAMGAEVTLFTRSASKAEEARRQGADHVIVSTDTEQMAAAAGRFHFLLDTIPVQHDLNPYLDTLRFDGVHIIVGLVEPVEPPVHAAKLIMGRRVLAGSLIGGVAETQEVLDFCAEHHISCDIEMLDIRQINEAYSRMIAGDVKYRFVIDMATLKA
- a CDS encoding MFS transporter produces the protein MQAHTLSAQASLVTPSRKRFFIMVLLFITVVINYLDRSNLSIAAPALTSDLGIDPIHVGLIFSAFGWTYAAMQIPGGWLVDRVPPRILYSVALLLWSVATVMLGFAASFIALFVLRMAVGALEAPAYPINSRVVTTWFPERERATAIGFYTSGQFVGLAFLTPVLAWLQHTFGWHMVFVATGAVGILWAAIWYAVYREPRDFKGANAAEIELIREGGGLVDIQADTAKAKAKFSWTDLGTVLTQRKLWGIYLGQFCLNSTLWFFLTWFPTYLVKYRGMDFIKSGLLASLPFLAAFVGVLCSGFFSDWLIRRGATVGFARKLPIIGGLLISTSIIGANFVESTPLVIAFLALAFFGNGLASITWSLVSTLAPARLLGLTGGVFNLIGNLAAIATPIVIGFLASGDSFAPAITYIAVLALAGALSYILLVGKVERIEL
- a CDS encoding IclR family transcriptional regulator — encoded protein: MQQDDPKITKDAAPTGTQTLLRGLGVVQAVASGARDLKEIARLIGTTRSTTHRLASCLVDERYLRVMPQVGYLLGPKLIELGFQAREELPLVSLAGPYLDELSALTGDTVHLAIREGDEVLYLLKNPGRNGPEMRSRVGHRMPLARTGIGKALMLDDTQEQWKRLYEISLPAGGKNQFWPQHQEQSWEQFQQRMVEYVAGGYAFDLEDNEPSIRCVAAPIRDAGKRIVAGISIASTVPYMPLEKMAELIPLVKGVTARLSAELGAKV
- a CDS encoding 2-dehydro-3-deoxy-6-phosphogalactonate aldolase yields the protein MLTQALAHNGLIAILRGLRPEEAAAIGEVLYGAGFRVIEVPLNSPEPYESIRILRSTLPADCLIGAGTVLTPEQVEQVKAAGGQVIVMPHSDPKVLRAAKAAGLYLSPGVATPTEAFAALAEGAHVLKMFPAEQMGPAVVKAWLAVLPAGTVLVPVGGITPENMAVFVEAGVKGFGLGSGLFKPGLTADEVAVRAKAYVAAWNALN